In the genome of Myxococcus stipitatus, one region contains:
- the mtsC gene encoding cell-cell cohesion MYXO-CTERM protein MtsC, translated as MSLVRVAPLLMLGAFLVVNPGVAQAQNPTTNADNPECLGVSCGRPQEEGGGGGCGCGGSVWVNYTDDGDTLAYTDDADGDGRADDRDNCPFASNRDQTDGDSDGVGNACDNCSALSNSTQRDADGDGKGDDCDEDQDNDTILNAQDNCPLIPNRDQSDLDKDGAGDVCDPDDDNDGHLDGADTCPRWGNSDQSERPTDGTQCRVDADGDNISDNGDNCPGLSNTDQADKDQDGMGDACDVDVDDDGILNDADNCPEVKNREQTDDDRDGLGDACDRLYCLVVDPTQPLKCLDPKAPFTVSAGGTAKLASAGEGLRPPLFANRNGAAMEYRWTVTKRPEGSNAVVENPQGAVTLSRDWQYTYVDGSVPHFVPDSEGTYELTVEARLAFADRVFPDQRVSTSTLVLTVGKGDGDGPNCSSVPAGFSLTALGAALLGVLMRRRRREP; from the coding sequence ATGTCACTCGTTCGAGTTGCTCCGCTGCTGATGCTCGGGGCATTCCTGGTCGTGAACCCTGGTGTCGCGCAGGCGCAGAACCCCACTACCAACGCGGACAACCCGGAGTGCCTCGGGGTTTCTTGTGGCCGTCCCCAAGAGGAGGGCGGAGGCGGTGGCTGTGGATGTGGCGGTTCGGTGTGGGTGAACTACACGGACGACGGCGACACGCTGGCGTACACGGATGACGCGGACGGCGACGGCCGCGCGGACGACCGGGACAACTGCCCCTTCGCGTCCAACCGCGACCAGACGGACGGCGACAGCGATGGCGTGGGCAACGCCTGCGACAACTGCTCGGCGCTCTCCAACTCCACCCAGCGCGACGCGGACGGCGACGGCAAGGGTGATGACTGCGACGAGGACCAGGACAACGACACCATCCTCAATGCGCAGGACAACTGCCCGCTGATTCCCAACCGCGACCAGTCGGACCTGGACAAGGACGGCGCGGGCGATGTGTGCGACCCGGACGACGACAACGACGGCCATTTGGACGGGGCCGACACCTGCCCGCGCTGGGGCAACTCGGACCAGAGTGAGCGGCCCACCGACGGCACCCAGTGCCGCGTGGACGCCGACGGCGACAACATCTCCGACAACGGCGACAACTGCCCGGGGCTCTCCAACACCGACCAGGCCGACAAGGACCAGGACGGCATGGGTGACGCGTGCGACGTGGACGTCGACGACGACGGCATCCTCAACGACGCGGACAACTGCCCGGAGGTGAAGAACCGCGAGCAGACGGACGACGACCGCGACGGCCTGGGGGATGCGTGCGACCGCCTCTACTGCCTCGTCGTGGACCCGACGCAGCCCTTGAAGTGCCTGGACCCGAAGGCGCCCTTCACGGTGAGCGCCGGTGGCACGGCGAAGCTGGCCAGCGCGGGTGAGGGTCTGCGTCCGCCGCTGTTCGCCAACCGCAACGGCGCCGCCATGGAGTACCGCTGGACGGTGACCAAGCGTCCGGAGGGTTCCAACGCGGTGGTGGAGAATCCCCAGGGCGCGGTGACGCTGAGCCGCGACTGGCAGTACACGTACGTGGACGGCAGCGTGCCGCACTTCGTGCCGGACTCCGAGGGCACGTACGAGCTGACCGTGGAGGCCCGCCTGGCCTTCGCCGACCGCGTCTTCCCGGACCAGCGCGTCTCCACGTCCACCCTGGTGTTGACGGTGGGCAAGGGTGACGGCGATGGCCCCAACTGCTCCTCCGTGCCCGCTGGCTTCAGCCTCACGGCCCTTGGCGCCGCCCTGCTGGGCGTGCTGATGCGCCGCCGCCGCCGCGAGCCGTAA
- the mtsD gene encoding cell-cell cohesion protein MtsD, whose product MRRLVRLPLLAAGLLATGLLSCTDSMLEPRTEQQSNVDNRVMLQGRVCTRPPNPSGFPVKVVVVIDESGSMCISDPPGAQRDSGFCQRAEVQAIIPPGVTEPARVRALKRLVTQFREVNARGGNVQVSVAPFETNVRNVWPPVATGNRFARPDTNIDSYIDGLQSQLGKGTDYQGALSYAYSLIASDINAVSLSNPELLPRTRYVVVFLTDGTPYPRCSASDNLSVYASPDSPDLTWRDSLTDFCNATDPEDQIEGFEVGTDRNQNYQLFSYVRRLMELKEQNNVGDVRMHTVLLFNQEAVRACGPICQDIYGVYPGVPQSEYPAAAKKIASWLLKRFAELGNGVYQEFNDTREISNLGLGALDYSSFASRNVMKTLMVESLSSAPGLDSRVVDSDGDGVPDDVDSSFALKTNPFIPDSDRDCLDDGFESRRADQGFKADNDLDARGCDPNSPLTPRCTCRDTDGDGLSQFAEAYLRTRETIVDSDGDGIPDSIEARWGLDPLAPTVAGLDTDGDGLPDEVELRAGTDPTRRDRAFFEKNGYQYETRIAEVRPNGSICYDYTVSNLTMVTPPDRPGSPKQGFNLFRLWFAEAPESGVATDYGVWQAACAWAQYAPPSVRIPVGPELTLTNENFRVPTELGNPWENQGRCVGTPPSGSQGGLVP is encoded by the coding sequence ATGCGCCGCCTTGTTCGTCTCCCGCTGCTCGCGGCGGGCCTCCTGGCCACGGGACTGCTGTCCTGTACCGACTCGATGCTCGAGCCCCGGACGGAGCAGCAGTCCAATGTCGACAACCGGGTGATGCTCCAGGGGCGCGTCTGCACGCGCCCGCCCAACCCCTCCGGCTTCCCCGTGAAGGTGGTGGTGGTCATCGACGAGTCGGGCAGCATGTGCATCTCCGACCCGCCGGGCGCGCAGCGCGACAGCGGCTTCTGCCAGCGCGCGGAGGTGCAGGCCATCATCCCGCCCGGCGTCACGGAGCCCGCGCGCGTGCGCGCGCTCAAGCGCCTGGTGACGCAGTTCCGCGAGGTCAACGCGCGGGGCGGCAACGTGCAGGTGTCCGTGGCCCCCTTCGAGACCAACGTGCGCAACGTCTGGCCTCCGGTGGCGACGGGCAACCGCTTCGCCCGGCCGGACACCAACATCGACAGCTACATCGACGGCCTGCAGAGCCAGCTGGGCAAGGGCACCGACTACCAGGGCGCCCTGTCCTACGCCTACAGCCTCATCGCCAGCGACATCAACGCGGTCTCCCTCTCCAACCCGGAGCTGCTGCCGCGCACCCGCTACGTGGTGGTCTTCCTCACGGACGGGACGCCGTACCCGCGCTGCTCCGCCAGCGACAACCTCAGCGTCTATGCCTCGCCGGACAGCCCGGACCTGACGTGGCGGGACTCGCTCACCGACTTCTGCAACGCCACGGACCCGGAGGACCAGATTGAAGGGTTCGAGGTGGGCACGGACCGCAACCAGAACTACCAGCTGTTCAGCTACGTGCGCCGGCTGATGGAGCTGAAGGAGCAGAACAACGTCGGCGACGTGCGCATGCACACGGTGCTGCTCTTCAATCAGGAGGCGGTGCGCGCCTGCGGCCCCATCTGCCAGGACATCTATGGTGTCTACCCGGGCGTGCCCCAGTCCGAGTACCCCGCGGCGGCGAAGAAGATTGCCTCGTGGCTCCTCAAGCGCTTCGCGGAGCTGGGCAACGGCGTGTACCAGGAGTTCAACGACACGCGCGAGATCTCCAACCTGGGGTTGGGGGCGCTGGACTACTCGTCCTTCGCGTCGCGCAACGTGATGAAGACGCTGATGGTGGAGTCGCTCAGCTCCGCGCCGGGGCTGGACTCGCGCGTGGTGGACAGCGACGGCGACGGCGTGCCGGACGACGTGGACAGCTCGTTCGCGCTGAAGACGAACCCGTTCATCCCCGACAGCGACCGCGACTGCCTGGATGACGGCTTCGAGTCGCGCCGCGCGGACCAGGGCTTCAAGGCGGACAATGACTTGGATGCGCGCGGGTGTGACCCGAATTCTCCGCTGACGCCGCGCTGCACGTGCCGGGACACGGACGGGGATGGCCTGTCGCAGTTCGCGGAGGCGTACCTGCGCACGCGCGAGACCATCGTCGACAGCGACGGTGACGGCATCCCCGACAGCATCGAGGCCCGCTGGGGCCTGGACCCGCTGGCGCCCACCGTGGCCGGGCTGGACACGGATGGAGACGGCCTGCCGGATGAAGTGGAGCTGCGCGCGGGCACGGACCCGACGCGACGGGACAGGGCCTTCTTCGAGAAGAACGGCTACCAGTACGAGACGCGCATCGCGGAGGTCCGCCCCAACGGCAGCATCTGCTACGACTACACTGTGTCCAACCTGACGATGGTGACGCCGCCGGACCGGCCGGGCTCGCCCAAGCAGGGCTTCAACCTCTTCCGGCTGTGGTTCGCGGAGGCGCCGGAGAGCGGCGTGGCCACGGACTACGGCGTGTGGCAGGCGGCCTGTGCGTGGGCGCAGTACGCGCCGCCCAGTGTGCGCATCCCCGTGGGGCCGGAGCTGACGCTGACGAACGAGAACTTCAGGGTGCCCACGGAGCTGGGCAATCCCTGGGAGAATCAGGGCCGCTGTGTGGGAACGCCCCCGTCGGGCTCGCAGGGAGGATTGGTTCCGTGA